A part of Chloroflexota bacterium genomic DNA contains:
- a CDS encoding glycosyltransferase has protein sequence MKLSVLIPVYNERRTLREIVSRVMAQEIPGIDTLELVIVDDCSTDGTHEILAELATEHPDTIQVILLEQNQGKGNAISTAIQAATGDLGIIQDADLEYDPGEYAAVLQPILEGAADVVYGSRFADHQERRVLYFRHTIANQFLTLLSNFFTDLNLTDMETCYKAFRMQIAKTIPIRSKRFGIEPELTAKFAKRKLRIYEVPISYHGRTYAEGKKIGWKDGLQAIWTIFKYWVIDDMFQGSYGHKDLIDMEAAPKYTEWTLARTRPYVGQLLLEIGSGIGNDVRILMQYTDVIATEIDPVYLEILRNAYLNTPGVDVREWDATLLPPTDLPQPDSILCSNVIEHIEDDRAVVAHADQVLKPGGRMIFIVPRGQKLYCSLDEAIGHYRRYDREQLRVLFEELNYDVEELFTLNKIGVIGWWWRGKIAKQKAIGRLGLKVFNVMVPLFRLIDRILPWEGLSLVIVARKPEE, from the coding sequence ATGAAATTATCTGTTCTGATCCCCGTCTATAATGAACGCCGCACCTTGCGAGAGATCGTCAGCCGTGTCATGGCGCAGGAAATCCCCGGCATCGACACACTTGAACTGGTCATCGTGGATGACTGCTCCACGGATGGCACCCATGAGATCCTGGCTGAACTGGCAACCGAACACCCGGATACGATCCAGGTGATTCTGCTGGAACAGAACCAGGGCAAGGGCAACGCGATCAGCACTGCGATCCAGGCCGCCACCGGTGACCTCGGCATCATTCAGGATGCTGACCTCGAATATGACCCCGGTGAATATGCCGCGGTCCTGCAGCCCATCCTGGAAGGCGCGGCCGATGTGGTCTATGGCTCCCGTTTTGCCGACCATCAGGAGCGGCGGGTGCTCTATTTCCGCCACACCATCGCCAACCAGTTTCTGACCCTGCTCAGCAACTTCTTCACCGACCTGAACCTGACCGACATGGAGACCTGCTATAAGGCCTTCCGGATGCAGATCGCCAAGACCATCCCAATCCGCTCCAAACGCTTCGGGATCGAGCCGGAGCTGACCGCCAAATTTGCCAAACGCAAGCTGCGGATCTATGAAGTGCCGATCAGCTATCACGGCCGCACCTATGCCGAGGGGAAGAAAATCGGCTGGAAAGACGGCCTGCAGGCCATCTGGACCATCTTCAAATATTGGGTGATCGACGACATGTTCCAGGGCTCCTATGGTCACAAAGACCTGATCGATATGGAAGCCGCCCCCAAATACACGGAATGGACCCTGGCGCGCACCCGCCCTTATGTCGGCCAGCTGCTGCTGGAGATCGGCTCAGGGATCGGCAATGACGTACGCATCCTGATGCAATACACGGATGTGATCGCCACCGAGATTGACCCGGTCTATTTGGAAATCCTGCGCAACGCCTACCTCAACACCCCCGGCGTGGACGTGCGCGAATGGGATGCCACCCTTCTGCCACCCACAGACCTACCCCAGCCGGATTCGATCCTCTGCTCGAATGTCATTGAGCATATCGAGGATGACCGCGCGGTGGTGGCCCATGCCGACCAGGTGCTGAAACCCGGTGGGCGGATGATCTTCATCGTGCCGCGGGGACAAAAGCTCTATTGCAGCCTGGACGAGGCTATCGGTCACTATCGGCGCTATGACCGTGAGCAGTTGCGAGTCCTGTTTGAGGAGTTGAATTACGATGTGGAAGAACTCTTCACGCTGAACAAGATCGGCGTGATCGGCTGGTGGTGGCGGGGCAAGATCGCCAAACAAAAAGCCATCGGTCGCCTGGGACTGAAAGTCTTCAATGTGATGGTCCCCCTCTTTCGCCTGATCGACCGCATCCTGCCCTGGGAGGGGTTGTCATTGGTGATTGTAGCGAGGAAGCCGGAAGAATAG
- a CDS encoding UbiA family prenyltransferase: MLRKLHGLLILVRFELPLAAGICTVIGELVALDHLPPLRIILLGFSSVFLLSAAALILNDVFDVESDRINAPHRPIPSGMVSIREVVIFFILVTLTGLALATLITFQAFLVAFFVWVIGFLYNWKFKKLGLVGNMMVSFSVGMTFFFGGIAVNNPFSTPVIFFSLWSFFFNLGEEISADAMDMEGDNEAGSKSLAIKFGREAAIRVGASIFFFVIAASSLPFIFGWFELVFLPPILFADAITLISAIQLLNPNTANRRKWIRWIYLSGLVAMIGFLIIHIYRVIS; encoded by the coding sequence ATGCTCCGAAAGCTGCATGGTTTACTAATTCTCGTCCGGTTTGAGCTACCCTTGGCTGCCGGAATATGCACTGTCATCGGTGAATTGGTGGCTTTGGACCACCTGCCACCTCTTCGGATCATTCTTTTGGGCTTTTCGTCTGTATTTCTCCTTTCTGCCGCCGCGTTGATCCTGAATGACGTCTTCGACGTTGAAAGTGATCGAATCAATGCCCCACACCGTCCCATCCCCTCCGGGATGGTATCCATCCGGGAAGTGGTCATTTTTTTCATTCTGGTCACATTGACAGGTTTGGCCCTGGCCACATTAATCACCTTCCAGGCATTCCTGGTAGCCTTTTTCGTGTGGGTGATCGGTTTCCTGTATAACTGGAAATTCAAGAAACTTGGCCTTGTCGGCAATATGATGGTCAGCTTTTCTGTGGGAATGACATTCTTTTTCGGCGGTATCGCCGTAAATAATCCATTCTCCACCCCAGTTATATTTTTCTCGTTGTGGTCTTTTTTCTTTAATCTTGGAGAAGAGATATCAGCGGATGCGATGGATATGGAAGGGGATAACGAAGCTGGTTCGAAATCGCTGGCAATCAAGTTTGGCCGTGAAGCCGCTATCCGAGTCGGCGCATCTATCTTCTTTTTCGTGATCGCAGCCAGCAGCCTGCCATTCATCTTTGGCTGGTTTGAACTGGTTTTTCTGCCACCCATTCTCTTTGCCGATGCAATCACCCTTATCTCTGCGATCCAACTATTAAACCCAAATACAGCAAATCGCAGGAAATGGATCCGCTGGATATACCTG
- a CDS encoding aldo/keto reductase gives MAQIEKRILGKSGIEVTKLGVGLWAIGGTEWGATDDKESLEMISAAADLGINFFDTADIYGDGHSETLLGQALKGRRKDFVIASKIGWDGFDYDKWVSKYATVEQLIAGVETSLDRLQTDYLDLIQCHIDYREPHMEIFVEGFQKLQKQGKVRAYGLSTSDFDYLQAFNADNRAAALQIDYSILNRTPEAEIFPYIKDHRLGVLTRGPLAMGILTGKFTAESTFGSGDFRQNWVKNPEEREIFLSDLEKVQRLRALAEDRTLAHIAIQFVMQNPAVTVAIPGAKRISQLKENVKAALLPELDAYELDYIDTITRPGGGRKIWPA, from the coding sequence ATGGCACAGATTGAAAAGCGCATATTAGGCAAAAGCGGCATTGAGGTCACCAAGCTGGGCGTGGGGCTCTGGGCGATCGGCGGAACGGAGTGGGGAGCGACGGATGACAAGGAATCGCTGGAGATGATCTCGGCCGCAGCGGATCTGGGTATCAATTTCTTTGATACGGCGGATATCTACGGTGACGGACATAGTGAGACCCTTTTGGGGCAGGCCTTGAAGGGGCGGCGAAAGGATTTCGTCATCGCCAGCAAGATTGGCTGGGATGGCTTTGATTATGACAAGTGGGTCAGCAAATATGCGACGGTGGAGCAATTGATCGCCGGGGTGGAGACCAGCCTGGACCGGCTCCAGACGGATTATCTTGACCTGATCCAGTGCCACATTGACTACCGGGAACCGCACATGGAAATCTTTGTGGAAGGCTTCCAGAAACTGCAAAAACAGGGCAAGGTGCGCGCCTATGGCCTCAGCACCAGTGACTTTGATTACCTGCAGGCCTTCAACGCTGATAACCGGGCAGCCGCCCTGCAAATTGACTATTCGATCCTCAACCGAACCCCCGAAGCGGAAATCTTCCCCTATATCAAGGATCATCGCCTGGGCGTGCTGACCCGCGGACCGCTGGCTATGGGGATATTGACCGGGAAATTTACCGCCGAGTCCACTTTCGGCTCCGGTGACTTCCGGCAGAATTGGGTTAAGAACCCTGAGGAACGTGAAATCTTCCTGAGCGACCTGGAGAAGGTGCAGCGACTGCGAGCTCTGGCCGAAGACCGCACGCTGGCGCATATTGCGATCCAGTTCGTGATGCAGAATCCGGCCGTCACGGTGGCGATTCCCGGAGCGAAGCGGATTTCCCAGCTCAAGGAGAACGTAAAAGCTGCTCTTCTGCCGGAATTGGACGCTTACGAGCTGGATTATATCGACACCATCACGCGTCCCGGCGGCGGCCGCAAGATCTGGCCAGCTTAG
- a CDS encoding isoprenylcysteine carboxylmethyltransferase family protein, which produces MTEKERIFTPSLILQLLLFILLVPMLPLLISWRWDWWEGWVFALGMILSFVISRTLAAKRNPDIIAERGKITKHENIEPWDKTLTTLLGIAGLLLPLTAGLDARFGSPAGFPLWAHLTAATLYLAGMVVASWALIANRFFSGVVRIQEDRGQVVVSSGPYRWLRHPGYSGALLSYLATPFLLDSWWACLPALLLTVIMLTRTALEDRTLQEKLPGYVEYTHRVRYRLFPWIW; this is translated from the coding sequence ATGACAGAAAAAGAACGCATCTTTACCCCAAGCCTGATCCTTCAACTCCTACTCTTCATCCTCCTCGTGCCCATGCTGCCCTTGCTGATCTCCTGGCGCTGGGACTGGTGGGAGGGCTGGGTTTTCGCTCTGGGCATGATCCTCAGCTTCGTCATCAGCCGCACCCTGGCCGCCAAACGTAACCCCGACATCATCGCCGAACGCGGCAAAATCACCAAACACGAGAATATCGAACCCTGGGACAAGACCCTCACCACCCTGCTGGGGATTGCCGGCTTGTTGCTGCCCCTCACGGCCGGGCTGGATGCGCGCTTTGGCTCTCCTGCGGGCTTCCCCCTCTGGGCGCATCTAACCGCCGCCACCCTCTACCTCGCCGGGATGGTAGTCGCCTCCTGGGCACTGATCGCCAACCGCTTTTTCTCCGGTGTGGTCCGAATTCAGGAAGATCGCGGGCAAGTAGTGGTCAGCAGCGGCCCTTATCGCTGGCTGCGGCACCCCGGTTACAGCGGCGCGCTGCTCAGCTATCTGGCAACACCCTTCCTGCTGGATTCATGGTGGGCCTGCCTCCCCGCCCTCCTGCTGACGGTCATCATGCTCACCCGGACCGCGCTGGAAGACCGGACGCTGCAGGAGAAGCTGCCGGGATACGTTGAATACACTCACCGGGTCCGCTATCGTCTCTTCCCCTGGATCTGGTAA
- a CDS encoding DUF885 domain-containing protein, with amino-acid sequence MPLAVIVILVLLGFALIWLIYSLFWGTPPTINLAVERMGLRLLGMDPELFSSLGLLDNTLLDFHSGNLTDASPAQMVRSQHLDREGLRLIRRFKPEKLSGQKWVTYHLMRWYYEQNLRGHRFDYHWVANPVFMGPYPVNQVFGVQVDLINFLSTIHTIKGRRSVRRYLQRLEEVRWKLEGLIQSLQSRAENGVIPPKFVLEKSLDQIKVLLEMPIKGSPLYTSLIERMQQSGRFSIRAQARWAGKAAQIIEHTVQPAYRMLAAELETQLEQVGEGDGVWRLPGGEEYYAFLLRNHTTTDLTADEIHELGIAEVARLMDEVRSVLVELGLPTDYPNAQLKELRVDSKYHYQGEKAGQEILEDYQAILDEINARMLEQFSFGPLDEIVVKRLPEYKELDSPIAYAEAPAMNGSRPGTMWINLRDPDNVYRWGMRTLAYHEGIPGHVYQMAQTQKIKGLPTFRRAFFFNAYSEGWALYAERLGWEMGLEDPVSNLGRLQALLWRAARLVVDTGIHAKRWSRQEAIDYMVAVTGLPEQDVISEVERYVVMPGQACAYYIGYLKLLALRQKVESTLGEAFSLQDFHDVIINNGGLPLTLLETVVNNYVDKVTGIRP; translated from the coding sequence ATGCCACTGGCTGTAATTGTGATCCTTGTCCTCCTCGGATTTGCCCTGATCTGGCTGATCTATAGCCTTTTTTGGGGGACTCCGCCCACCATCAATCTGGCGGTGGAGCGGATGGGGCTGCGCTTGTTGGGGATGGATCCAGAATTGTTCAGTTCCCTTGGCTTGTTGGATAACACGCTGCTCGATTTTCACAGTGGCAACCTGACCGATGCCTCACCAGCCCAAATGGTGCGCAGTCAGCACCTGGATCGGGAAGGTCTGCGGTTGATTCGGCGGTTTAAACCGGAAAAGCTATCCGGACAGAAGTGGGTCACCTATCATTTGATGCGCTGGTATTACGAACAAAACCTACGGGGGCACCGGTTTGATTATCACTGGGTGGCCAATCCGGTTTTCATGGGTCCTTACCCGGTGAATCAGGTTTTTGGCGTTCAGGTGGACCTGATCAACTTCCTCAGCACGATTCACACCATCAAGGGCCGCCGCAGTGTCCGACGCTATTTGCAGCGGCTGGAAGAAGTGAGGTGGAAATTGGAGGGGTTGATCCAGAGCCTGCAGAGCCGGGCCGAGAATGGCGTGATCCCGCCCAAATTTGTTCTGGAGAAATCTCTGGATCAAATTAAAGTCCTGCTTGAAATGCCTATCAAGGGGAGTCCGCTCTATACCAGTTTGATTGAGCGAATGCAGCAGTCGGGGCGCTTTAGCATCCGAGCACAGGCTCGCTGGGCTGGGAAAGCTGCCCAGATCATTGAACACACTGTTCAGCCAGCCTATCGCATGCTGGCAGCCGAACTGGAAACCCAACTGGAGCAGGTTGGGGAGGGGGACGGCGTTTGGCGGCTGCCGGGCGGGGAGGAATATTATGCTTTCCTGCTGCGCAACCACACGACCACAGACCTGACAGCCGACGAGATCCATGAATTGGGTATTGCCGAAGTGGCCCGCCTGATGGATGAGGTCCGGAGTGTGCTGGTGGAACTGGGATTGCCGACCGATTATCCCAACGCTCAGCTTAAAGAGTTGAGGGTTGACTCCAAATATCATTACCAGGGGGAGAAGGCCGGTCAGGAGATCCTTGAGGATTACCAGGCCATTTTAGATGAAATCAATGCCCGCATGCTGGAACAATTTTCCTTTGGTCCACTGGATGAGATTGTGGTGAAACGCCTGCCTGAATATAAGGAGCTGGATTCACCGATTGCCTATGCCGAGGCGCCTGCTATGAATGGCAGCCGGCCGGGGACGATGTGGATCAACCTGAGAGATCCAGATAACGTTTATCGCTGGGGTATGCGTACATTGGCCTACCATGAAGGGATTCCCGGCCATGTCTACCAGATGGCCCAGACGCAGAAGATAAAAGGTCTGCCAACTTTCCGCCGGGCGTTTTTCTTCAATGCGTATAGTGAAGGTTGGGCTCTTTATGCAGAGCGGCTGGGTTGGGAAATGGGCCTGGAAGACCCTGTCAGTAATTTGGGCCGGTTGCAGGCACTGCTTTGGCGGGCCGCCCGTTTGGTGGTGGATACCGGCATCCATGCCAAGCGTTGGAGTCGCCAGGAAGCGATTGACTACATGGTGGCTGTCACGGGGCTGCCGGAGCAGGATGTGATCTCGGAGGTTGAGCGCTACGTGGTGATGCCCGGCCAGGCCTGCGCTTATTACATCGGCTATCTTAAGCTGTTAGCGCTGCGCCAAAAGGTCGAATCCACCCTGGGCGAGGCTTTCAGCTTGCAGGATTTTCATGATGTCATTATCAATAATGGGGGCTTACCGTTGACGCTGCTGGAGACTGTGGTCAACAATTATGTGGACAAGGTGACAGGAATCCGCCCCTGA
- a CDS encoding MBL fold metallo-hydrolase, with the protein MRITTVVENHAGDGLQGEHGLCFYIEHEGQVYLSDVGKTGLFVENARKLGVDLAQVDALVISHHHFDHGGGLKLFFEVNEKGIVYLRKAPEMDLVIEDPELPPYVGLDKAVLAAFADRIRYVDGDSEVLPGLHLITEIPSSYPKPTGDIRLKMQRRDEVLPDTFEHELVTVLEGERELVVLTGCAHNGVLNMIEAARTALPGKPIRAVVGGFHLNAETQPTVFGVGKELLEMDIPEIYTGHCTGELQTDILAEVLGERLHRLHTGLVMEFN; encoded by the coding sequence ATGCGCATTACAACGGTGGTCGAAAATCACGCCGGGGATGGCCTACAGGGTGAACATGGTCTCTGCTTCTACATTGAGCATGAGGGACAGGTTTACCTTTCCGATGTGGGCAAAACGGGATTGTTTGTGGAGAATGCCCGCAAGCTGGGCGTGGACCTGGCGCAGGTGGACGCGCTGGTGATTTCGCATCATCATTTTGACCACGGGGGCGGGCTGAAGCTGTTCTTCGAGGTAAACGAAAAAGGGATTGTCTACTTGCGTAAAGCACCGGAGATGGACTTGGTCATTGAAGACCCGGAACTGCCGCCTTATGTCGGCCTGGATAAGGCTGTGCTGGCGGCATTCGCCGACCGGATTCGGTATGTTGATGGTGACTCGGAAGTGCTTCCCGGGCTGCATTTGATAACAGAGATTCCCAGCAGCTATCCGAAACCCACCGGTGACATTCGGCTGAAGATGCAGCGGAGGGATGAAGTGCTGCCGGACACCTTCGAGCACGAACTGGTGACGGTTTTGGAAGGGGAGCGGGAATTGGTGGTGCTGACCGGCTGCGCGCATAACGGCGTGCTGAACATGATTGAGGCTGCCCGTACGGCGCTGCCCGGCAAGCCGATCAGGGCGGTGGTGGGCGGATTTCACCTGAACGCAGAGACCCAGCCGACAGTCTTTGGCGTGGGCAAGGAACTGCTGGAAATGGATATCCCCGAAATTTACACCGGTCATTGCACCGGTGAGCTGCAGACCGATATCCTGGCCGAGGTGCTGGGAGAGCGGCTGCACCGGCTGCACACCGGGCTGGTGATGGAATTCAATTGA
- a CDS encoding GrpB family protein, translating into MTRTIEVLPYDREWPGFYQAEADKIAPILGENLIALHHIGSTSVPGLAAKPTIDILAVVKDLEQMDVLNLRLADLGYQPRGENGIAGRRYFDKKDGDVHLFHLHAFQENHPAIEEHLIFRDYLRSHPERCSEYAALKHDIAEIYKFEPVRYTDGKADFIQKTIEAAKAWKNIGST; encoded by the coding sequence ATGACACGTACCATTGAAGTTTTACCTTATGACCGCGAATGGCCTGGGTTTTATCAAGCCGAGGCAGATAAAATCGCGCCTATCCTTGGTGAGAACTTAATTGCATTGCACCATATCGGTTCCACCAGCGTGCCGGGCTTGGCGGCTAAACCGACAATTGATATCCTGGCAGTAGTCAAAGATTTGGAGCAAATGGACGTGCTGAACCTTCGGCTGGCAGACCTGGGATATCAACCCAGAGGTGAAAACGGGATTGCTGGAAGGCGCTATTTTGATAAAAAAGATGGCGATGTCCATCTTTTCCACCTCCACGCATTTCAGGAAAACCATCCGGCGATTGAAGAGCATCTGATCTTCCGAGATTACTTGCGATCTCATCCGGAGCGCTGCAGCGAATACGCCGCATTGAAGCATGATATAGCTGAAATCTACAAGTTTGAACCTGTTCGATATACCGATGGCAAGGCGGATTTTATCCAAAAGACGATTGAAGCTGCCAAAGCCTGGAAGAATATTGGTAGCACCTAA